The following proteins come from a genomic window of Pelagicoccus albus:
- a CDS encoding carbohydrate-binding family 9-like protein encodes MKSCSPFAPDTRIQRFGLATAVAAVLLPVLASASDYHDWKERMADIEPATYQCLKATEPVVIDGKLDDAAWRNAEWTSDFVDIEGDAKPRPRFQTKAKMAWDDNYLYVSAILYEPDVWGTLTEHDSVIFQDNDFEVFIDPDSDNHGYFEFEINALNTFWDLTLPKPYMDMGSADNSWEIRGIKTAVSVQGTLNDPSDEDRSWIVEMAFPWEAYGDTGVPEEGDFWRINFSRVQWQSTVREGSYQKVPGTHEDNWVWSPQGVVDMHRPEMWGYLVFGSEVAIDAIQSRGSRDAMYSVYYAQRDYYAKHEKWAKTLKKLGLKRLEGQVDLNASKSGYKASVTDASGTWTIDHVRHVEGPDRN; translated from the coding sequence ATGAAGTCTTGCTCTCCATTTGCACCCGATACGCGGATACAGCGTTTCGGGCTAGCCACCGCTGTCGCTGCAGTTTTGCTCCCTGTCTTGGCGAGTGCATCTGACTACCACGATTGGAAGGAAAGGATGGCTGACATCGAGCCAGCGACCTACCAATGCCTCAAGGCGACGGAGCCCGTAGTAATCGACGGGAAACTCGACGATGCGGCCTGGCGGAATGCGGAATGGACAAGCGATTTTGTGGATATTGAAGGGGATGCAAAACCAAGACCGCGTTTTCAGACCAAGGCAAAAATGGCTTGGGATGACAACTATCTCTACGTATCCGCGATTCTGTACGAACCCGACGTCTGGGGTACTTTGACGGAGCACGATTCAGTCATTTTCCAAGATAATGACTTCGAGGTTTTCATCGATCCCGATAGCGACAATCACGGCTACTTCGAATTTGAGATCAATGCCTTGAATACGTTTTGGGACCTGACTTTGCCGAAGCCCTACATGGATATGGGATCGGCAGACAATAGTTGGGAAATTCGAGGCATCAAAACCGCCGTCTCTGTTCAAGGAACTCTCAACGATCCCTCGGACGAGGATCGTAGTTGGATCGTGGAGATGGCTTTCCCTTGGGAAGCCTATGGAGACACCGGAGTTCCGGAGGAGGGCGACTTTTGGCGGATCAACTTTTCCCGCGTACAGTGGCAGAGTACCGTGCGAGAAGGTTCTTATCAAAAGGTTCCCGGCACCCATGAAGACAATTGGGTTTGGTCTCCGCAAGGCGTTGTGGATATGCACCGACCAGAGATGTGGGGGTATCTGGTGTTTGGCAGTGAAGTTGCAATTGATGCCATCCAGTCGCGAGGAAGTCGGGATGCAATGTACTCAGTCTATTACGCTCAAAGGGATTATTACGCAAAGCACGAGAAGTGGGCTAAGACTCTAAAGAAGTTGGGTCTGAAAAGACTCGAAGGGCAAGTGGATTTAAACGCATCAAAAAGCGGATACAAGGCCTCCGTGACAGATGCATCCGGTACCTGGACAATCGATCATGTACGTCATGTCGAAGGACCAGACAGAAACTGA
- a CDS encoding sugar MFS transporter — protein MAMGVSAMPIENDASAERKGYQGSFALMSLLFFFWGFMTVFNDILIPRFKEAFSLSYFEAMLVQFAFFGAYFVGALLYFFISIVSGDPIARIGYKNGVVLGLSLAAIGSLMFLPAASAASYPLFLIALFVVGLGFAMLQIAANPYVTVLGPEKTASSRLNLAQGFNSIGTTLGPLVGGFLIFQYFQQTGAHGADSVKMPYLGFCCVFALLAVLFFFVKLPQIGEGKIERGAGALRYPHVVLGIVGIFMYVGAEVSVGSSIISFLGLDSIAGLSEVEASQYVSLFWGGMLIGRFMGAAQLSDLSSQKKSTMLIALPAIGIIALAVFVGIDYALRFTPFFILAWALFTIGSGKTSRTLLLFAGTAAALLAISIVTSGKLALWSVIGVGLFSSIGWSNTFSLAIQGVGHLKSQASSLLVMAIVGGALLPPLQGWLADAITLQWSFIVPLCAYAYVAFYGWRGYRIGRADMES, from the coding sequence ATGGCAATGGGTGTTTCGGCGATGCCGATCGAAAATGACGCTTCTGCAGAACGGAAGGGTTACCAAGGTTCATTCGCTCTGATGAGTCTCCTCTTTTTCTTCTGGGGATTCATGACAGTCTTCAATGACATCTTGATCCCACGATTTAAGGAGGCCTTTTCGCTTTCCTACTTTGAGGCGATGCTTGTCCAATTCGCCTTCTTCGGAGCGTACTTTGTAGGAGCTCTCCTATACTTTTTTATTTCCATCGTGTCGGGCGATCCTATCGCAAGAATTGGATACAAGAACGGAGTCGTCCTAGGGCTCTCTCTGGCGGCGATCGGTAGCTTGATGTTCCTTCCCGCAGCATCTGCCGCTTCGTATCCACTATTCCTAATCGCGCTATTCGTAGTGGGACTTGGATTTGCCATGCTGCAGATTGCGGCAAACCCATATGTCACCGTTCTGGGACCGGAAAAGACCGCTTCCAGCCGCTTGAACCTAGCCCAAGGATTCAACTCGATAGGCACCACTTTGGGCCCACTTGTCGGAGGCTTTCTGATTTTCCAATATTTTCAGCAAACCGGGGCGCACGGAGCCGATTCCGTGAAGATGCCTTATCTCGGTTTTTGCTGCGTGTTCGCCTTGTTGGCAGTCCTGTTCTTTTTCGTGAAGCTTCCGCAAATCGGGGAGGGGAAAATCGAGCGGGGAGCCGGAGCCTTACGCTACCCTCACGTAGTACTGGGAATCGTCGGAATCTTCATGTACGTGGGGGCGGAAGTTTCCGTGGGGAGCTCTATCATTAGTTTTCTGGGGCTGGATAGTATCGCTGGGTTGAGCGAGGTGGAAGCCAGTCAATACGTATCCCTTTTTTGGGGAGGAATGTTGATCGGCCGTTTCATGGGAGCGGCGCAATTGAGCGATCTTTCGAGCCAGAAAAAGTCGACTATGCTTATAGCTTTGCCTGCAATCGGAATCATCGCTCTCGCTGTTTTTGTCGGTATCGATTATGCGTTGCGTTTCACGCCCTTTTTCATTCTCGCATGGGCTTTGTTCACGATTGGTTCCGGCAAGACAAGTCGTACCTTGCTCTTGTTTGCCGGGACTGCCGCTGCTCTACTAGCCATTTCTATCGTAACATCGGGCAAGCTCGCCCTTTGGTCGGTGATTGGAGTCGGCCTCTTTTCCTCTATCGGTTGGTCTAACACCTTTTCCCTTGCGATTCAGGGAGTCGGACATCTCAAAAGCCAAGCCTCCTCGCTCCTCGTAATGGCAATCGTGGGAGGAGCTCTTTTACCACCGCTGCAAGGCTGGCTAGCTGACGCCATCACTTTGCAATGGTCCTTTATCGTGCCTTTGTGCGCCTATGCGTATGTGGCCTTTTACGGCTGGCGTGGCTATCGCATCGGCCGCGCTGACATGGAATCATGA
- a CDS encoding ROK family protein, which yields MKNVFLSNGLRDERVVLTLDGGGTSFRFSAMQNYTQIVDTVRTPSFGDDLDRCLANVIEGFEQVKALCPEEPSAISFAFPGPAPYANGIIGDLANMPAFRGGVALGPMLEDHFRIPVYIHNDGDMFAYGESIAGLLPWVNDQLAHAGVEKRFKNLLGVTLGTGFGSGLVSEGRLLIGDNSMAGEIWLMRNKRNPNTFAEEGASIRAIRRVYAAEVGIPEDEAPEPKVIADIAEGLVAGNRGAAIEAFRAMGEVVGDAIANAITVFDALVVVGGGLSGAGKYFLPTLVDELNSAYQTSSGEAQRRLTQLAFNLESEEGIGQFIGDDIKQIKVPRSNRTVPYGERRFTGVGLSRLETSRAIAIGAYSFALQKLDAVEKIRTRA from the coding sequence ATGAAGAATGTCTTTTTAAGCAATGGACTGCGCGACGAGCGTGTGGTTCTAACTTTGGACGGTGGAGGAACCAGTTTCCGGTTCTCCGCGATGCAGAACTATACCCAAATCGTGGATACGGTCAGGACGCCAAGCTTCGGCGATGATCTAGATCGTTGTTTGGCAAATGTGATCGAAGGGTTCGAGCAAGTTAAAGCCCTTTGCCCAGAGGAGCCTTCCGCCATCAGCTTTGCGTTCCCCGGACCGGCGCCTTACGCAAACGGCATAATCGGAGACCTGGCCAACATGCCGGCCTTTCGCGGGGGAGTGGCACTTGGGCCGATGTTGGAAGATCATTTCAGAATCCCAGTCTATATCCACAACGATGGGGATATGTTCGCCTATGGCGAGTCCATCGCGGGTTTGCTACCCTGGGTTAACGACCAGCTAGCGCACGCTGGTGTTGAGAAACGCTTTAAAAATCTCCTTGGCGTAACCTTGGGGACCGGATTTGGATCCGGTTTGGTAAGCGAAGGGCGATTGCTAATAGGCGACAATTCCATGGCAGGCGAAATTTGGCTAATGCGTAATAAGCGGAATCCAAATACATTCGCGGAAGAAGGGGCCAGTATTCGGGCCATTCGTCGTGTGTACGCGGCCGAAGTAGGAATCCCCGAAGATGAGGCTCCGGAGCCCAAGGTGATCGCCGATATCGCCGAAGGGCTAGTCGCTGGAAACCGCGGAGCCGCGATCGAAGCCTTCCGAGCCATGGGAGAAGTGGTGGGAGATGCCATCGCAAACGCGATCACTGTGTTCGATGCTCTAGTCGTTGTTGGCGGCGGGCTTTCCGGAGCCGGTAAATATTTTCTTCCGACTTTGGTGGATGAACTGAATTCTGCCTATCAGACCTCGAGCGGCGAAGCTCAACGCCGGCTTACCCAGCTTGCTTTCAATCTCGAAAGCGAAGAGGGAATCGGTCAATTTATTGGCGACGACATAAAACAAATCAAAGTGCCCCGCAGTAACCGTACTGTTCCCTATGGAGAACGTCGCTTCACCGGAGTGGGTTTGTCGCGACTTGAGACAAGTCGAGCTATCGCTATAGGGGCGTATTCCTTCGCTCTGCAGAAACTTGACGCCGTTGAAAAAATTAGAACCCGCGCTTAA